The segment GCATCCGTATAGAGTCCGTATAGAGGCCGACTCGCGGCAGACTCGCGCAGCGACCGCGTACGATTCGCATTGGTCATGCATAGATCGATCGCTTCTCATGCCCGGACAGAGTATCCGCGCGTGCGACGGGACCAACTGGGGCGCATCACCAGCCAGCGCGGGATATATCCCACCAGGCGGGGTTTGCTTGAACGTTAAAGTGCCTCAGCCTCTTACCAAGCGTTCTCTGGCGCTTCCCTGAGACTGCCCTGCCGGAGACCTGGTCCGGCGCAGCTTGCACTGAATGGAGCCAAATACCGACCTGCTAGACCGGTGCGTCTTCGGCGGCTATCCATTCTTCGATCCTGTCCAAGAAGGCCTGTGCATCGGAACGGCCTTGGGTTAGGAAAGCCTTGATGTGTTCCCACTTGATGTCGAGGTACTGATGTGTGAGAACATTCCGAAGTCTGGTGGTATCTGCCAGACGGGTTGAAAGGTTCGGGTCTATCAGGCCCAACGATACGAGTTTCGTGAAGATGTCCCTATAGCTTTCCGGCATCTCGATGTCAGCCTGGGAGAGGATGATCTTGCCTATATCCGATAGGGAGTTTACAACGTTCTCGATTATGCGTTCAACATTCCGCCGGATAAGGCGATCAGAAGTGTAGCGAGAGAAGTCCAGATCGCCAAAGTCTCCAAGGTCCGCGAGTTCTGTTCTCGCAAACTCGAGCCTCCTGATTATGCTGTCCCTGGAAGCCCGCTCCGCGTTTAACCCTCCACGTGATTGTGCTTAGTGGTGCGACGGTGTGCCCGCCGGAGTCTCCACATATCATGGAGCAGCTCGCTGAAGTCTTCAGCCTCACGCGAGACATCCAGCATGTACCGCAGGTAGAATATCCGGTCGCGGACGACAAGGGGTACGCCTCTCAAAGCTGCCCATGCCACCGATGCGTTCGCCTCGTTCAGGACGATGAGATCAATGTCCTTGTGAAGGAGTGCCTCGAGTTCTCCTGCGACACCGTTGACTCTGGTCAAATCGTATGCGCCGGCGAAGTACGCTGCTACGTCCACGTCTGAACGTCTGGTCGCCTTGCCCCTGGCATGCGACCCGAAAAGAAATGCCACGACGACGTCATCTCTCGAGGCGAAGTACCGCTTGAGTGTGCCGAGAATGCGCCTGGATTCGTCGCCCTCTTGCATCTCGTCATTTGTGCAAGCTTCGTACGCTCTTGCCGCGATGGTCTCACCGGACATCTCGCTCGTGTTCACTAGCCTGCTCACCACCTGCGGGTGCCGAACCATTCGCGCCCCGGGACCCGAAGACTCTCGGGCCTCCACGCTGACTCTGTCTGCGCCTGGTTACGTCCCAGCGTTTCTGCTTGCACGCAGTCGAGCCCTGAAGAACCCTGCGTAGCAGCGATCGAATGCTGGGTGCCACGCGACGGCCAGCAAAGCGCGAGTCGCCCTGCCGCCGGGGTGGCTAACCCCGGAGAAACGGCTCAGGGACTTCCGCTTCGCCTACGGCTTGATTGTACTGGAAAGTTCCCCGGCAAGCAAGGAGATTCCTTGACCCCCTTCCCGTCTCGGCCATCTATGCCATTGCCAAGCAGCTTGACGCTTCTGGCGCTCTTGTTCGCTCTAATCGAAGGAATGTTCTGCTGTTACGCCGGATTTTCCGCGATGGGTAGGCTGTGCGGACCTCGTCTCGTCCTCGGCAGATGCTATAGATAACCAAGCTCGAACTCAGAAGTCGCGTGCGACGCGAAGGGCATGGACAGCGGGCGAGTCAGCCGTGCGCCCGCGGACATCGTGTTAACTTCGGAGTTGGGTATCTATGACGGCGCTGCCTGAGAGGTGAGCACATCTCGTAGCGCCTCGCGTCACCCGTTGACTGGCTGGGGCCGACATGTTACTATGATGCCAGGTAGTGGCGGTTGTCGTAACGCTGC is part of the Bacillota bacterium genome and harbors:
- a CDS encoding DUF86 domain-containing protein, producing the protein MIRRLEFARTELADLGDFGDLDFSRYTSDRLIRRNVERIIENVVNSLSDIGKIILSQADIEMPESYRDIFTKLVSLGLIDPNLSTRLADTTRLRNVLTHQYLDIKWEHIKAFLTQGRSDAQAFLDRIEEWIAAEDAPV
- a CDS encoding nucleotidyltransferase domain-containing protein; the encoded protein is MQEGDESRRILGTLKRYFASRDDVVVAFLFGSHARGKATRRSDVDVAAYFAGAYDLTRVNGVAGELEALLHKDIDLIVLNEANASVAWAALRGVPLVVRDRIFYLRYMLDVSREAEDFSELLHDMWRLRRAHRRTTKHNHVEG